One window from the genome of Paramisgurnus dabryanus chromosome 24, PD_genome_1.1, whole genome shotgun sequence encodes:
- the rassf1 gene encoding ras association domain-containing protein 1 isoform X2 yields the protein MTDCEWFDSTWGSSASSGYCSQSDSEHEFEQFYTARTSLRKTKKRKDKDEQVDWRKQELSSSEIQQKVKEYNAQVNSNLFMVLNRDGSYTGFIKVQFKLARPVSIPPPRNVSSSSGEDKALKHRTSFYLPRDTVKHLHISSKTRAREVIEALLKKFTVVDNPAKYSLFERSERQNQVYLKKIADDDRPLFLRLCAGPNEKVLSLVLKENETGEVNWDAFSFPELQNFLRILQKEEEDYVRQIVRRYALARDKMNDAMKNFSTPG from the exons ATGACGGACTGTGAGTGGTTCGACTCGACGTGGGGAAGCAGCGCGAGCAGCGGATACTGCAGCCAGAGCGACTCGGAGCACGAGTTTGAGCAGTTTTACACCGCGCGCACTTCTCTCAGAAAGACCAAAAAGCGCAAAGACAAA GATGAACAAGTGGACTGGAGGAAGCAAGAGCTCTCCAGCAGTGAAATACAGCAGAAGGTGAAGGAATACAACGCTCAGGTCAACAGTAACCTCTTCATGGTTTTG AATCGTGATGGTTCGTACACTGGCTTCATAAAGGTCCAGTTTAAGCTGGCGCGGCCCGTGTCTATCCCGCCCCCGCGGAACGTTTCCTCATCTTCTGGGGAGGACAAAGCACTGAAGCATCGCACCTCGTTTTACCTGCCCAGAGATACAGTCAAACATCTCCACATCAGCTCCAAAACCCGGGCCAGAGAGGTCATAGAGGCTTTGCTGAAGAAGTTCACTGTGGTGGACAACCCAGCCAAGTACTCTCTGTTTGAACGCAGCGAGAGACAAAATCAAG TCTACTTGAAGAAAATAGCAGATGATGACCGTCCGCTTTTCCTGCGTCTGTGTGCCGGGCCCAACGAGAAAGTCCTCAGTCTGGTTCTTAAAGAAAATGAAACGGGGGAAGTTAAT TGGGACGCTTTCAGCTTTCCCGAGCTGCAGAACTTCCTGCGCATACTGCAGAAAGAGGAAGAAGACTATGTGCGGCAGATTGTCCGGCGTTACGCCCTGGCACGTGACAAGATGAACGACGCCATGAAGAACTTCAGCACACCAGGCTGA